One part of the Paraglaciecola sp. L3A3 genome encodes these proteins:
- a CDS encoding DUF1428 domain-containing protein yields MSYIDGFVAAVPNINKQAYIDHAKIMAGVFTENGAVQVVDTWGDEVPEGEVTSFSMAVKKKEDETVVFSWIIWPSKEARDLGWQSSMNDPRMHPDSHPMPFDGKRLIYGGFTLISEL; encoded by the coding sequence AGCAGTACCCAATATAAATAAACAAGCATATATCGACCATGCAAAAATAATGGCTGGCGTATTTACAGAAAATGGCGCAGTACAAGTAGTGGATACATGGGGAGATGAGGTACCCGAGGGTGAAGTCACTTCTTTTTCAATGGCCGTAAAGAAGAAAGAAGATGAAACCGTTGTTTTTTCTTGGATTATTTGGCCGTCTAAAGAAGCAAGAGACTTAGGTTGGCAGTCTTCAATGAATGATCCCAGAATGCATCCTGATAGTCATCCTATGCCCTTTGATGGCAAACGTTTAATATACGGTGGATTTACCCTAATATCCGAATTGTAA
- a CDS encoding CmpA/NrtA family ABC transporter substrate-binding protein, with amino-acid sequence MIKLEQTEFTLGFIPLTDSAPLVAAKEMGFFEKWGLDVKLQKQNSWATLRDKLHTGVLDAAQMLAPMPLASSLGVGCPKTAVITPLVLSLNGNGITLSQQLHNEILTENNINQITLPLAGYLLRSIIKKRKVQNRPKLRFATVFPYSCHFYQLRDWLSSAQITPDEVDIIVVPPVNMVGHLASDDIDGFCVGGPWNAQAVRAGIGFTALTSYDIWQDSPEKVLGILQAFYDEKPNTVLALLCALKEACIWLEDTPNRFEIARLLSQQQYLDAPVDVIAPSLIGSCLTDISSPPRAVPSYNQFYRTDDILINIPEHVRGEWLLSKMLNAGQLHNIEVPDDIVKTVFRPDIYEQMRVLLTAKN; translated from the coding sequence ATGATTAAACTAGAACAAACAGAGTTTACTTTAGGTTTTATACCTTTAACTGATTCCGCGCCATTAGTGGCAGCAAAAGAAATGGGATTTTTCGAAAAATGGGGCTTAGATGTTAAGTTACAAAAACAAAATTCATGGGCGACATTACGAGATAAACTACATACAGGAGTGTTAGATGCAGCTCAAATGTTAGCGCCTATGCCCCTTGCCAGTTCTTTGGGTGTTGGCTGTCCCAAAACTGCAGTTATCACCCCGTTAGTACTTAGTTTAAATGGCAATGGCATTACACTTTCCCAACAACTGCATAATGAAATTTTAACTGAAAATAATATCAACCAAATAACCTTACCCTTAGCTGGTTATTTGTTGCGTAGTATTATTAAAAAACGCAAAGTACAAAACAGGCCTAAGTTAAGATTTGCCACTGTATTCCCTTATAGCTGCCACTTTTATCAACTTAGAGATTGGTTATCTTCTGCCCAAATAACCCCTGATGAAGTTGATATTATTGTGGTGCCACCAGTCAATATGGTGGGGCATTTGGCCAGTGATGATATCGATGGTTTTTGTGTTGGTGGCCCTTGGAATGCCCAAGCTGTAAGAGCAGGAATCGGTTTTACTGCTTTAACCTCTTATGATATTTGGCAGGACTCGCCAGAAAAAGTGTTGGGTATTTTACAAGCTTTCTATGATGAAAAACCCAACACAGTTTTAGCGTTACTTTGCGCATTAAAAGAAGCGTGTATTTGGTTAGAAGACACGCCTAATCGTTTTGAAATTGCTCGATTATTAAGCCAGCAACAATATTTAGATGCACCTGTAGATGTGATCGCCCCTTCATTAATAGGCAGTTGTTTAACCGATATATCTAGTCCACCTAGGGCTGTGCCTAGTTATAATCAATTTTATCGAACAGATGATATTTTAATCAATATACCAGAACATGTGAGAGGTGAGTGGTTGTTATCAAAAATGCTTAATGCGGGGCAATTGCATAATATTGAAGTACCAGATGATATCGTTAAAACGGTATTTAGGCCAGATATCTATGAACAAATGAGGGTGTTACTTACTGCTAAAAATTAA
- a CDS encoding ANTAR domain-containing response regulator, protein MQYDDSPSKQQTASTKLRILLIDDNKQRVASLTDVLDNSRYIVSHLASPTSHLLKHVDLIKPDIIVIDIESPSRDILESLTAISQYAPKPVVMFSGEEGTDTITQSIESGVSAYVVGDLEPKRVKPILDAAVARFKAFQKLKNELTETKQALASRDLVEKAKRLLMKKKNLDEDAAYKTMRKTAMDTGQKLEDVAKTLISLLNTF, encoded by the coding sequence TTGCAATACGACGATTCACCTAGCAAGCAACAAACAGCATCTACAAAATTACGCATTTTATTAATAGACGACAATAAACAACGTGTCGCTTCGTTGACTGACGTATTAGATAACTCTCGTTATATTGTCAGTCATTTGGCCAGTCCTACGTCACATTTATTAAAACATGTGGATCTGATTAAACCCGACATCATAGTGATTGATATTGAGTCACCCAGCCGAGATATTCTGGAGAGTCTTACTGCTATTTCACAATATGCACCTAAACCCGTGGTGATGTTTTCTGGAGAGGAAGGTACAGATACTATCACTCAGTCAATCGAGTCTGGTGTCAGTGCTTATGTAGTAGGCGATTTAGAGCCCAAAAGAGTAAAACCTATCTTAGATGCAGCTGTTGCTCGTTTTAAAGCGTTTCAAAAACTTAAAAATGAATTAACTGAGACCAAACAAGCGTTAGCTTCTCGTGATTTAGTGGAGAAAGCGAAACGGTTATTAATGAAGAAAAAGAACTTAGATGAAGACGCCGCCTATAAAACTATGCGCAAAACCGCTATGGATACTGGGCAAAAGTTAGAAGATGTTGCTAAGACACTTATTTCTTTATTAAATACATTTTAA
- a CDS encoding CreA family protein — MNKSIVCLICLLLVACDKNEVGDISLGVFTTKDIKLNTLVDPIVTGVTCHVASIEADLSFSDPSDSSIACRQTGEITAQMIAQIDKSKSGEVVFKKSKSVFFKTMKIRRIYDQQSQTLMYVSYSTKETSGSFKHSLSTVPLWGTQAYQVTSVPAS, encoded by the coding sequence ATGAATAAATCCATAGTGTGTCTGATATGTTTATTGTTAGTGGCTTGTGATAAAAATGAGGTCGGGGATATTTCGTTAGGGGTATTTACCACTAAAGACATAAAATTGAATACCTTAGTTGATCCAATAGTCACTGGTGTCACATGTCATGTAGCGAGTATCGAAGCTGATTTGAGTTTTTCTGACCCTTCTGATAGTTCTATTGCTTGTCGCCAAACGGGCGAAATTACCGCACAAATGATTGCGCAAATTGATAAATCAAAATCAGGCGAGGTAGTGTTTAAAAAGTCTAAAAGTGTGTTTTTTAAAACTATGAAAATCCGTCGTATTTATGATCAACAAAGTCAAACCTTGATGTATGTTTCATATTCAACCAAAGAAACCTCTGGTAGTTTTAAACATAGTTTGTCTACCGTTCCGCTATGGGGAACGCAGGCCTATCAAGTCACTTCTGTCCCTGCTTCATAA
- a CDS encoding DEAD/DEAH box helicase — protein MKFSNLGLANELQQAIEACGYSQMTPVQEQAIIPARRGKDLLVNAQTGTGKTAAFALPILQKLLDNPQATLSGSPRALILTPTRELAEQLANTIGAYAQFTQLSVTALYGGVKMGGQSAKLKNGVDILISTPGRLLEHITLSHVNLANVEFVVLDEADRMLDMGFVADVQNILHNASKQHQTLLFSATSSPALNELSHKVLRNHSVIRVTKINTTAETVAHVMYPVEEARKTDLFKALLKEQNWYQVLVFTSTKQQADMLMAALKKSKMNAAVCHGDKSQGARRRAIADFKSGELQVLISTDVAARGLDIQGLDYVVNFNLPYLPEDYVHRIGRTGRAGKEGYAISFVSREEENTVAKIERLIDSKIKRIVKPGFEVSNRVSLLKSVSRNARNSRSNKASAIQISFQKTTGNKAKKAAPKGKKA, from the coding sequence ATGAAATTCTCCAATTTAGGTTTAGCCAACGAACTGCAACAAGCTATCGAGGCTTGTGGGTACAGTCAAATGACCCCAGTGCAAGAACAAGCCATAATACCAGCTAGACGTGGTAAAGACCTATTAGTAAACGCACAAACCGGCACAGGTAAAACTGCCGCCTTTGCTTTGCCTATTCTACAAAAATTACTGGATAATCCTCAAGCCACCCTTTCTGGCAGCCCTAGAGCATTAATTTTAACGCCCACCAGAGAGTTAGCAGAACAGTTAGCTAATACTATCGGTGCTTATGCACAGTTCACCCAGTTATCTGTAACCGCTTTATACGGTGGAGTGAAAATGGGCGGACAATCAGCTAAGCTTAAAAATGGTGTCGATATCTTGATTTCGACACCAGGCCGTTTGTTAGAACATATCACGTTAAGTCACGTTAATTTAGCCAATGTAGAATTTGTCGTACTAGATGAAGCTGACCGTATGTTAGATATGGGCTTTGTCGCCGATGTACAAAATATTTTGCATAATGCCAGTAAGCAGCATCAAACCTTATTATTTTCAGCCACCTCATCACCGGCATTAAACGAACTGTCGCACAAAGTATTACGTAATCATTCGGTGATCCGAGTGACTAAGATTAATACTACTGCCGAAACCGTTGCTCATGTTATGTATCCGGTAGAGGAAGCGCGAAAAACTGACTTATTTAAAGCTTTATTAAAAGAGCAAAACTGGTATCAAGTATTAGTATTTACCAGCACTAAACAACAAGCTGATATGTTAATGGCAGCTTTAAAGAAAAGTAAAATGAATGCGGCTGTTTGCCATGGTGATAAAAGCCAAGGCGCTCGCCGCCGTGCCATTGCTGACTTTAAATCAGGCGAACTACAAGTGCTTATATCCACTGACGTAGCCGCTCGTGGTTTAGACATCCAAGGCTTAGATTATGTCGTTAATTTCAACCTTCCCTACTTACCAGAAGACTACGTACACCGTATAGGTCGCACAGGTAGAGCGGGTAAAGAAGGTTACGCTATCTCTTTTGTGAGTCGTGAAGAAGAAAACACTGTGGCTAAAATAGAACGTTTAATTGACAGCAAAATTAAACGTATTGTGAAACCAGGATTTGAAGTAAGTAACCGAGTGAGTCTGTTAAAAAGTGTTAGCAGAAATGCTCGTAATAGCCGATCTAACAAAGCCTCTGCGATACAAATTAGTTTCCAGAAAACTACTGGTAACAAAGCCAAAAAAGCGGCACCTAAAGGGAAAAAAGCATAA
- a CDS encoding transposase: protein MPQSRKSQISLIDTPYYHCVSRCVRHSYLCGEDKFTGQSYEHRRAWVEERLLLLASVFAIDVCAYAVMSNHTHIVLCVDKEEADNWSLKEVLYRWHQLHKGTLLSQRFMRDEALSQSELFTLHETVNIYRQRLYDISWFMRSLNEYIAREANKEDDCTGRFWEGRFKSQALLDESAVLACMAYVDLNPIRAKIEKTPETSKHTSIQQRIQALLQEEQPKKLMPFVGNHRQDMPKGIPFNIIDYCELVDCTGRCIRDDKAGHIEHHHSAILQRLGLNSDQWLTLTTEFEKHFHTAVGGEHMMQQFKQHTHHQRIRGMAKARVLLQQA from the coding sequence ATGCCTCAGTCACGTAAATCCCAAATTTCTCTTATTGATACGCCTTATTATCATTGTGTTTCTCGCTGTGTTCGCCATTCATATTTATGCGGTGAAGATAAGTTTACGGGGCAAAGTTATGAGCATAGGCGTGCTTGGGTAGAAGAGCGTTTATTGCTTTTAGCCTCAGTATTTGCCATAGACGTATGTGCTTATGCAGTGATGAGTAACCATACGCATATTGTTTTGTGTGTTGATAAAGAAGAGGCAGATAACTGGTCATTGAAAGAAGTACTTTATCGTTGGCATCAATTACATAAAGGAACCTTACTTAGTCAACGATTTATGCGTGACGAGGCACTCAGTCAAAGTGAGCTATTTACCTTACATGAGACAGTTAATATCTATCGTCAACGTTTGTACGATATCAGTTGGTTTATGAGAAGCCTGAATGAATACATAGCCCGTGAGGCAAATAAAGAAGATGACTGTACCGGTAGATTCTGGGAAGGACGATTCAAATCCCAAGCCTTGCTAGATGAATCAGCAGTACTAGCCTGTATGGCCTATGTGGATTTAAATCCAATTCGAGCCAAAATAGAAAAAACGCCCGAAACCTCAAAACACACCAGTATCCAACAGCGTATCCAGGCTTTACTGCAAGAAGAACAACCCAAAAAACTCATGCCTTTTGTGGGTAATCACAGACAAGATATGCCTAAAGGCATTCCCTTCAACATAATAGATTACTGTGAATTAGTAGATTGTACAGGTCGATGTATTCGAGATGATAAAGCAGGGCATATCGAACACCATCACAGCGCTATTCTTCAGCGTCTAGGCCTTAATTCTGACCAATGGTTGACCCTAACCACAGAGTTCGAAAAACACTTTCATACTGCGGTGGGCGGTGAGCATATGATGCAACAATTTAAACAGCATACACATCATCAACGAATACGGGGCATGGCAAAGGCCAGAGTTTTGTTACAACAAGCCTAA
- a CDS encoding Type I secretion system protein TolC — MPQSRKSQISLIDTPYYHCVSRCVRHSYLCGEDKFTGQSYEHRRAWVEERLLLLISQE, encoded by the coding sequence ATGCCTCAGTCACGTAAATCCCAAATTTCTCTTATTGATACGCCTTATTATCATTGTGTTTCTCGCTGTGTTCGCCATTCATATTTATGCGGTGAAGATAAGTTTACGGGGCAAAGTTATGAGCATAGGCGTGCTTGGGTAGAAGAGCGTTTATTGCTTTTGATATCACAAGAATGA
- a CDS encoding EamA family transporter, translating into MIYLVITTLIWAFSFGLIGSALKGLDPLQIADTRLLIALLVFLPFLKLAHTSWQEKWQLTLIGAVQYGVMYTCYLSAFSFLPSHLVALFSVLTPLYIVIINDLRQRSFTPWYLLAAILSIFGAAVIKIGDIDPREIWLGFGLMQISNLAFAFGQVYYRDWKRARPNISDSAVFGLLYLGAAVFTSIAVLLISQQPPIPISATPSQWLVLVYLGLVASGLGFFFWNKGATQTTVGVLAAANNAVVPLAMFASLFIFGEAKGGTIEELVRLSAGSVLIVVALFIAKNRASTQRD; encoded by the coding sequence ATGATCTATTTAGTGATCACCACGCTAATTTGGGCTTTTTCTTTTGGTCTTATTGGCTCTGCGCTTAAAGGTCTGGATCCTCTGCAAATAGCGGATACTCGTTTATTGATTGCGCTGCTGGTGTTTTTGCCATTTCTGAAATTGGCTCACACCAGTTGGCAGGAAAAATGGCAGCTTACGCTCATTGGTGCGGTGCAGTATGGCGTAATGTATACCTGCTACCTTTCGGCCTTTAGCTTTTTACCCTCACATTTGGTGGCGCTATTTAGTGTGCTGACGCCACTTTACATTGTGATTATTAACGATCTTCGTCAGCGTAGTTTTACCCCTTGGTATTTGTTGGCAGCAATCCTCTCTATTTTTGGCGCCGCAGTGATAAAAATTGGCGATATAGATCCAAGGGAAATTTGGCTAGGCTTTGGCTTGATGCAAATATCCAATTTAGCCTTTGCTTTTGGTCAAGTATATTATCGTGACTGGAAACGAGCCCGACCAAATATAAGCGATAGCGCAGTATTTGGTTTGTTATACCTAGGCGCTGCTGTTTTCACTAGCATTGCTGTGTTACTCATTTCTCAGCAACCGCCCATTCCTATCAGCGCCACACCAAGCCAATGGCTAGTTTTGGTTTATCTGGGGTTGGTTGCATCTGGACTGGGTTTCTTTTTTTGGAACAAAGGCGCCACACAAACAACAGTGGGTGTACTCGCCGCAGCTAACAATGCAGTGGTGCCACTGGCAATGTTTGCTTCTTTGTTTATTTTTGGTGAAGCCAAAGGCGGAACAATAGAAGAATTAGTTAGGCTTAGCGCCGGATCGGTATTGATAGTAGTAGCTTTGTTTATAGCCAAAAATAGAGCCAGTACGCAACGTGATTAA
- a CDS encoding TonB-dependent siderophore receptor produces MSQIRPSVLLALLCSAGTCAVASSDTNDENSGIEKITVKSSATANKEPVGTFVSLVSNLEYDPRVDLQSRNMGEAQADVTIRGGIFENTGFRVGSATLLDPQTGHYFAEIPIAPEMLSGPEILTGADNALYGVNSSVGTVSFGWKPIKTAGSVSLGAGNHNFNLGRVHAGFSVPLENSKDWLIGFEGEYSFSESDGTIENGDHDFNRASGRVQLVGPSSQTDLFFGSQDKFFGWPNMYTPFNVNETEDLSTQLLMLNHKQYYASDSSFEVSAYSRRHKDHYVYSRDNPSAFQAFHETEVKSVAFSGRHSQTQSFALNYSAQFMEDSIESTTLENNFTTRQYYKASVLPEYQMSLKDDQQLRFRLGAAFDDTNRDDSEVSLLGDITWNSFNSDNTSQSIYLSYAQASQVAGYTAIGGSNSSGLFRSNYDLERETTTNLELGLVLDGLSWTFDSAIFYRKDNDLTDWTYSLSSTSARSANPVDIDTLGFEVLATKRFANAEIISSYTFLDKSEDYGSADIDASFYALNYPDHRLTLGAIWHPTDMVEISVDNEWRKQQENILRNGDDQALFTHLTLKVSPAQVQGLELVLAADNLWGESFEEIPGTPGRGEQYTLTVTYRW; encoded by the coding sequence ATGAGCCAAATTAGACCAAGTGTTTTGCTTGCTTTGTTATGCAGCGCAGGAACTTGTGCAGTAGCATCCAGTGATACTAATGACGAAAATAGTGGCATTGAGAAAATTACAGTTAAAAGTTCCGCTACAGCTAATAAAGAACCTGTAGGCACCTTTGTTTCCTTAGTTTCAAACTTGGAATATGATCCGCGTGTTGATTTACAGTCACGAAATATGGGCGAGGCGCAAGCTGATGTGACCATCCGTGGTGGGATATTTGAAAATACCGGTTTTCGGGTGGGCAGTGCCACTTTACTCGATCCGCAGACCGGCCATTACTTTGCTGAAATTCCTATTGCTCCAGAAATGTTGAGCGGGCCAGAAATATTGACGGGGGCAGATAATGCCCTTTATGGGGTTAATAGCTCGGTAGGAACGGTTTCCTTTGGCTGGAAACCGATTAAAACCGCAGGCAGTGTTTCCCTCGGTGCAGGTAATCACAACTTTAACTTAGGCAGAGTACATGCCGGTTTCAGTGTGCCACTGGAAAACAGCAAGGATTGGCTTATCGGTTTTGAAGGTGAATACTCTTTTTCTGAAAGTGACGGCACTATCGAAAATGGCGACCACGATTTCAATCGAGCCTCTGGCCGTGTGCAACTTGTAGGGCCATCATCTCAAACTGATTTGTTTTTTGGCTCCCAAGATAAGTTTTTTGGCTGGCCAAACATGTATACGCCATTTAATGTTAATGAGACTGAAGACCTGAGTACACAGTTGTTAATGCTTAATCATAAACAGTATTACGCTAGCGATAGTAGCTTTGAGGTTTCCGCATACAGCCGTCGCCATAAAGATCATTATGTTTATTCTCGTGACAACCCTAGTGCATTTCAGGCCTTTCACGAAACAGAAGTTAAATCTGTGGCGTTTTCTGGACGTCATAGTCAAACTCAATCGTTTGCCCTGAATTATTCAGCACAGTTTATGGAAGACTCAATCGAATCCACTACGCTAGAAAATAACTTTACTACTCGCCAATATTACAAAGCGAGTGTTTTGCCTGAATACCAAATGAGTCTAAAAGATGATCAGCAATTAAGGTTTCGCCTAGGCGCAGCTTTTGATGATACCAATCGCGATGATTCTGAGGTTTCATTACTGGGTGATATAACCTGGAACTCATTCAACAGTGACAATACATCCCAGAGCATTTATCTGTCTTATGCACAAGCCAGTCAAGTGGCGGGCTATACTGCTATTGGTGGCAGTAATAGCAGTGGTTTATTCAGAAGTAATTATGATCTTGAACGAGAAACGACTACAAACTTGGAATTGGGCTTGGTATTAGACGGATTATCTTGGACCTTTGATTCTGCGATTTTTTATCGTAAGGATAATGACTTAACCGATTGGACCTATAGCTTAAGTTCAACCTCGGCTCGTTCCGCTAATCCGGTGGATATCGATACCTTAGGCTTTGAAGTACTTGCCACTAAACGTTTCGCCAATGCAGAGATCATCAGCAGTTACACTTTTTTGGATAAATCTGAAGACTATGGCTCTGCGGATATTGATGCCAGTTTTTACGCCTTGAACTATCCAGATCATCGCCTAACACTCGGTGCCATTTGGCATCCGACAGATATGGTTGAAATCAGTGTGGATAACGAGTGGCGTAAACAGCAGGAAAATATTCTGCGCAATGGTGACGATCAGGCTTTATTCACTCACTTAACATTAAAAGTTTCTCCTGCACAGGTTCAAGGTTTAGAACTGGTTCTTGCTGCAGACAATCTTTGGGGCGAATCTTTTGAAGAAATTCCCGGTACACCCGGACGAGGGGAGCAGTATACTTTGACTGTGACTTACCGCTGGTAA
- a CDS encoding peptide-methionine (S)-S-oxide reductase yields MKTKQQNKHTNSQLEIIYFAGGCLWGVQEFFKHLPGVTATEAGRANGLSKTTHSEYDGYAECVKVTFDINTINVNQLTGYFFEIIDPYSINQQGEDVGKKYRTGIYSTLDSHLKSAGQYIQQRDDAAKIVVELLPLSNYVKSDEEHQERLSRFPNDYCHIPKTILHKYKSD; encoded by the coding sequence ATGAAAACAAAGCAACAAAACAAGCATACAAACTCCCAGCTTGAAATCATTTATTTTGCAGGTGGTTGCCTTTGGGGTGTGCAAGAGTTTTTTAAACACCTACCAGGAGTAACTGCAACCGAAGCTGGCAGAGCCAATGGTTTAAGCAAAACCACCCATAGCGAATATGATGGTTATGCAGAGTGCGTAAAAGTCACCTTTGATATAAACACAATCAATGTTAATCAACTAACTGGCTACTTTTTTGAAATTATTGATCCATACAGTATTAACCAACAAGGTGAGGATGTGGGGAAAAAATACCGCACAGGCATATACAGCACGCTTGATAGTCACTTGAAATCAGCAGGGCAATATATTCAACAACGTGACGACGCAGCTAAGATAGTGGTTGAGCTCCTACCTCTGTCTAACTATGTAAAAAGTGATGAAGAGCACCAAGAAAGATTAAGCCGCTTTCCAAACGATTACTGCCATATCCCCAAGACAATTTTGCACAAATACAAATCCGATTAA